DNA from Methanobrevibacter oralis:
TTTACAACAATACCTGCAATAGCCATGAACCAACTTTCAAAATGTCTATATCTACCAAGTAAGAAAACAATTTCCAATGGCAAACCATACATTAAAACTTGTCCTAACATTACCACACCATAAGGAGTGAAGGGTACACCTACTGCCATAATAATAAAAGAAGATAACAAAACAGAACCAGGTTTACGTATAAGATAAGCTACTAAAATCAGAGGAAAAAATCCAATACCCATCATAATTGGGAAAACAATTGGAAAAGCAATTAAATAAGAGCCTAAATAGGTTAAAGGAATATTTAATAATCCTAAAACTATTGAAAGAATAGCAGTTACCATAATATCATGAGTACTCCATTTACGATTAAAATTTGTTACATTTTCATTCAAAATAAACACCACCATAAATTAAGCATATTATTTAGGTATGCCTAAATTTATATACTTAAAATAGTATCATTTTTAATATATAAATTTTATTATTATTACCATGATAAGAATAATAGCTAATAAACTGACTAAAAAACCTATAAAAAATGTCTATTAAATAATATAACTCTCTAATTCTTTAAACAATTTTAAAATTACATTAATAAAACCACCAAATTATATTAACTTATACAATTATAAATTAAATAGATGATAATTATTAAAAAAAAGCTATTTTTAATCAAAGTTTAAAAATTATTAAATACATAACAAAATATGTGGCGATTATTTTATAATAAAAGGAGATAATAATGACTCGTATATCAATATTAGACAAAGACAGATGTCAACCAAAAAAATGTGATTATCTTTGCATCAATTACTGTCCAGGTGTTAGAATGGATGAAGACACCATCGTTATTGATGAAAATACTAAAAAACCATTAATCTCTGAACAGCTCTGTGAAGGATGTGGTATTTGTACAAATAGATGTCCATTTGATGCAATACACATCATCAATTTACCTGAAGCTATTGGAGAACCAATTCATAGATTTGGTCAAAATCAATTTGAATTATTTGGGCTTCCAAACTTAGAAAAAGGCAGTGTTTTAGGTTTGCTTGGTCAAAATGGTATTGGTAAATCAACAATCATGAACATATTAACAGGTAATTTAATTCCTAACTTTGGAGATTGGGAAAATCCTGTTAATAATTGGGATAGAGTAATTGAATATTACAAGGGTTCAGCACTTCAAAATTATTTTAAACAACTAGCTAACGGAGAAATAAAAACAATCCTTAAACCACAAATGGTAGATAAACTTCCAAAAGTTGTTAAAGGAAATGTTAGAAATTTACTTGAAAATGTAGATGAAAAAAATAAATTTGATTATGTTTGTGAAGAATTAGACTTATTAAATGTCCTTGATAGAAAAATAGAAAATCTAAGTGGTGGAGAACTTCAAAGAGTAGCTATAGCTGCAACAGTATTAAGAGAAGGGGACTTTTATTACTTTGATGAACCAACATCATGGTTAGATGTATCCCAAAGACTTAATGCAGTTCGTGTAATAAGATCCCTTGCAGAAGAAGGAAAAAGTGTTTTAGTTATTGAACATGATTTAGCCACATTAGACGCACTATCAGACAATATTCATATATTATATGGTTCACCAGGAGGATATGGTGTTGTATCTGGAAGAAAAGGAGTTAGACTTGGAATTAATGCATACATCAAAGGATTTTTAGCAGAAGAAAATGTGAGAATAAGAAAAAATCCTATTGAATTTACAATCAGACCACCAACACCTGAAGATGAAGGTGATCCATTAGCTAGTTACACAGACCTAAATAAAGATTATGATGGATTTAAATTAAGTGTAGATGCTGGAGATATTTTTTATGATGAAATAGTAACTGCATTTGGATCTAATGGTATTGGAAAAACAACCTTTGCCAAAATGTTAGCTGGTGTTGAAAAACCAACCACAGGAAAAGTAAATGAAGAAGTCATAATTGCATATAAACCTCAATATATTGTTACAAACTTTGAAGGAAGTGTAAATGACTACTTGTACATGAATGCACCAAGTTACGGAAGTAAAATCTTTGAAAGTGAAATTATGATTCCATTTAATCTTGAGGCAATATTAGACAAAGCAGTTAAAAGTTTAAGTGGTGGGGAACTCCAAAGATTATCAATAGCTGCAACTCTTTCAAAAGATGCTGAAATTTACTTATTCGATGAACCAACCGCGTTTTTAGATGTAGAACAAAGACTAACTGCTGCGAGAGTTATTAGAAAAATAGTTGAAAGTAAAAATGCCGCATCACTTATTGTAGACCACGATATTGTATTTATTGATTATATATCTGATAGAGCAATGGTATTTGATGGAACACCTGGTTTAGAAGGTCATGCTTCAAAACCAACTGATCTTAGAACCTCAATGAATGAATTTTTAGAAAATTTAAACATTACATTTAGAAGAGATAAAGAAACAAAAAGACCTAGAGTTAATAAACTTGATAGTTATCTAGATCGTGAACAAAAAGAAAAAGGAGAATATTATTATTTATCAGATTAAATATTTTCTATTTCTTTTAAGATATATTTTTTTAAAACAATTACTGATTCTTCACCATCATCATCTAATCTAACCGAATCATTAGGATGTAAATCATATATTTTAACAACAAAATCAGCTGAAATATTTTTTATAATTTTTCTATCAAGTATAGAAGAAACACAATCATCACCACATCCACTGATTGAAACAATTTTAGCGTCATCCAGAATAGGACTACAAATATTAGGTTGCGCAGAATATTCAGTTATACATGCTGCAACAATATTTTCATGTTCTAAAGCTAATTCAATAGTAGCTGCTCTTACAACTAACCCAAGTGGACTTAATCCACTACAAGAAATTAATGCAATTTTATCACACATAACCCTCACCTTTTCATTCTCTCATATCTTTTTTTTAACTTTTTCATAATCTTGTTTATGAAATGGACACATTATTAAACATTTGCTACAACCATCCTTATAAGCAAGACATGTTTTTTTAATGATTTTTTCATCATAAAAGGCAGAATGTGGACATCTTGCAATACAAATTCCACATGTTTTACTAATCATGAACCCATATTAGGTCATTCATCTAATCGATGTTTCAATAATGCTTCTTAAAATAGCTGCATCCATAGATTACATTGTAACTGCTCTTAAACCAATTTTATTATCTAATGGGTAAATAAAATTAGCTTTAAATCCATTTATTAAGTTTTTCCAAAGATTATTAGAAATAGCGGTTTTATTATTTGAAGAATAATTACATAAATAAAAATTAAGAAGAATCTGATGATATCTAACTCTCATATCACTAACTTAATTTGTTCTTAAAGCTTCAACAGCCTTAGGAAATTCTTCACAGAATTTTTCAACATCTTTTGTTGGAATAGAGAAACTAACACGTAAATATCTATCTCCAAATAATTCGCTTGTATATTCTCCTTCCCTTGTAAAAATTTCTTTTTTAATTAAATAATTTGACATGTCTTTTGGATTAATTCCAGTTCCATATAAGTCAATGACCATCATATTCGCATCAGATGGATAAACAGGTAAAAATGCTCCATCAATCTTATCAATCATTTCTTTTATTAATTTTTGATTATGGAATGTAGTTTCTTTAATATCGTCAATCCATTCACTTTTAGTTTTTAAACCTGCCATAGCACCATACTGTGCAACAATATTAACACCCAAATCATTAACAACAGCATTTTTTAAAACATCAACAAGAGGTTTTGAAGCTACAACTCCACCCATTCTTAAACCTGCCATTCCAAATATTTTAGAAAAACTATAAATTGTTAATGTTTGACCTGGTGCATAATTTTCAACTAAGAAATGTTTTCTTGAAAAATCTCTATAAGTTATATCATGTAAAAGATACATATTATTTTCAATAGCCATTTGAGCAAATTCTTTAAGCTCATCTTCAGTATAGCAAGATCCTAATGGATTTAATGGATCAATTAAAATAATCATACGAGTATTTTCATCCATGTTTTGTCTAACTAATTCTGGAGTAAGTTTATAATTATATTTTTCATTATAAATAGATACATATCTTACTTCCCCTGCAAATCTATTGGCAAAGTCCCCAATAATAAAATAACCTGGATCTGACAAAATAACATTGTCTTCTTTTTCAAGTAAGGCCTGCATACAGAGATATAATGATTCAGTAGCTCCAGCATTTAATAATACATCAAGGTCTTTAAAACCTAGATCATCCAAAATTAATTGTTTTAGCTCTGAAAATCCTTCTGGAGGAGGATATTTACAATATTCTTTTTTTTTGACACAACTAGCCATTGCATCAGCTATAATGTCTCCATGTAAATGATTTGTATTTTGACCCATCCAAATCATATCTTTATCCATGAACATGTCTTCAAAAAAGTCATTAGAACAATGATAACCTTTTGGAGGCACCCTTTCAGTTTTTTGAAATTTCTTTCTAGGATGCTTTATGTCATAATCACTATCTCTCATAATATCACACGATAATTACAAAATTATTATTTATTTAAAGTCATTAATTAAGTTTATCATTATAGTTATCACTCTTATTTTTATATTAATGTTTTATTTTTTTAGTAGAAATAATTAATGTAGTTTTTTGAGTATTAATGTTTTTTAACAGTAATAAAAAACATGATAAAAAGTATTACAAACAATTTAAAAAACACACGAAGTAACTATAACATAACATAATTAATATATAGTAAGTTTAATAAAATAACTTATTGCACATGAGAAATAGATTATCCATAACCAAAAAAAAGGTTTATACCTTTGTAAATTTTAAACTTGATTTTTTTCATGTGCAAACCTTTTCATAAAAAAAAATAATTTTATAATGGACTAACACTGTAATAGTGTATTTCGCGTCCATTAGTAGCTTTATCTAAAATTCCAGTTCTACAAGTTTTTATCCCTTTAGTAGGGTCTGCGATTTTATAATTATCACTTGACATTCCATAGATTAACACATAATGCCCATAATCACCAACATAACCTAAACAAGTAGCAGATTTTGTCTGAATATGTGCAATAACTGACTTACCCATATTCAATTGAGCTTTAACACTTGCTTTATTTCTACTAATTCTTTTTACTTCATATCCAAGATTTTTAGCACCACTTACCAAATCTAATGGAGCAGTACCGGCCGTATTTGTTTTTAATGCTTTTGCACAAACATTTTCACTTTTATACGAATATAACATCTGAATTGCCATACTTAAACTAGTCGGGCAACAATTGTATTTGTTGTTTTGATAATCCATCACTAATGGATTGTTTGCAGTAGAGTTTAAAGTCACATAATTAGGCAATCTACCCTTTTTAAGTATAAAAACATTTCTCGCCTCAAATATCCCTGCAACCTCTTTTTTAGATAGTTTATGTGAGTTCCCATTACTATCCATCATTACTAACATAGTAGGGACTCCTTTTCCTTCTTTAATATTTTTTCTAATTGTTTTTGATGCTTTAACGATAACATCATTCATAAATTTAATCATAAAATTATCATTCCTCCCCTAAAAAAAATTGATGAGTAGAATTAAATTATTT
Protein-coding regions in this window:
- a CDS encoding ribosome biogenesis/translation initiation ATPase RLI → MTRISILDKDRCQPKKCDYLCINYCPGVRMDEDTIVIDENTKKPLISEQLCEGCGICTNRCPFDAIHIINLPEAIGEPIHRFGQNQFELFGLPNLEKGSVLGLLGQNGIGKSTIMNILTGNLIPNFGDWENPVNNWDRVIEYYKGSALQNYFKQLANGEIKTILKPQMVDKLPKVVKGNVRNLLENVDEKNKFDYVCEELDLLNVLDRKIENLSGGELQRVAIAATVLREGDFYYFDEPTSWLDVSQRLNAVRVIRSLAEEGKSVLVIEHDLATLDALSDNIHILYGSPGGYGVVSGRKGVRLGINAYIKGFLAEENVRIRKNPIEFTIRPPTPEDEGDPLASYTDLNKDYDGFKLSVDAGDIFYDEIVTAFGSNGIGKTTFAKMLAGVEKPTTGKVNEEVIIAYKPQYIVTNFEGSVNDYLYMNAPSYGSKIFESEIMIPFNLEAILDKAVKSLSGGELQRLSIAATLSKDAEIYLFDEPTAFLDVEQRLTAARVIRKIVESKNAASLIVDHDIVFIDYISDRAMVFDGTPGLEGHASKPTDLRTSMNEFLENLNITFRRDKETKRPRVNKLDSYLDREQKEKGEYYYLSD
- a CDS encoding putative zinc-binding protein, translated to MCDKIALISCSGLSPLGLVVRAATIELALEHENIVAACITEYSAQPNICSPILDDAKIVSISGCGDDCVSSILDRKIIKNISADFVVKIYDLHPNDSVRLDDDGEESVIVLKKYILKEIENI
- a CDS encoding ECF transporter S component, with the protein product MNENVTNFNRKWSTHDIMVTAILSIVLGLLNIPLTYLGSYLIAFPIVFPIMMGIGFFPLILVAYLIRKPGSVLLSSFIIMAVGVPFTPYGVVMLGQVLMYGLPLEIVFLLGRYRHFESWFMAIAGIVVNVIGGILFFISYGILNMDILIQLIIVVETIISGVLFAGLLSKWLGDAVLKTGVIR
- a CDS encoding cysteine peptidase family C39 domain-containing protein, with the protein product MIKFMNDVIVKASKTIRKNIKEGKGVPTMLVMMDSNGNSHKLSKKEVAGIFEARNVFILKKGRLPNYVTLNSTANNPLVMDYQNNKYNCCPTSLSMAIQMLYSYKSENVCAKALKTNTAGTAPLDLVSGAKNLGYEVKRISRNKASVKAQLNMGKSVIAHIQTKSATCLGYVGDYGHYVLIYGMSSDNYKIADPTKGIKTCRTGILDKATNGREIHYYSVSPL
- a CDS encoding pyridoxal phosphate-dependent aminotransferase — protein: MRDSDYDIKHPRKKFQKTERVPPKGYHCSNDFFEDMFMDKDMIWMGQNTNHLHGDIIADAMASCVKKKEYCKYPPPEGFSELKQLILDDLGFKDLDVLLNAGATESLYLCMQALLEKEDNVILSDPGYFIIGDFANRFAGEVRYVSIYNEKYNYKLTPELVRQNMDENTRMIILIDPLNPLGSCYTEDELKEFAQMAIENNMYLLHDITYRDFSRKHFLVENYAPGQTLTIYSFSKIFGMAGLRMGGVVASKPLVDVLKNAVVNDLGVNIVAQYGAMAGLKTKSEWIDDIKETTFHNQKLIKEMIDKIDGAFLPVYPSDANMMVIDLYGTGINPKDMSNYLIKKEIFTREGEYTSELFGDRYLRVSFSIPTKDVEKFCEEFPKAVEALRTN